In Paenibacillus sp. 1781tsa1, one DNA window encodes the following:
- a CDS encoding cysteine desulfurase family protein, which yields MKYFDYAATTPPHPDVIRTMAEIMETQFGNPSSIHGYGERADQLLRRARSGCAASIGVKPEEILFTSGATESNNLAIKGAALRYQSRGRHIVTTATEHASVYESFMQLQQWGWDVTLIPVNSAGVVNAQQVVDAIRPDTVLVSLMHVNNETGAIHPIAEIGKQLKKKAPRVLFHVDGVQGFGKMEATPADWGADLYSLSAHKIRGPKGAGLLYVRSGVELTPLLSGGSQEHGLRAGTENVALLVGMAKAMRMAAEDQVDFARRTTVLRDRLMETIRVIPEFELNSRTEGAPHIVHFSYPGMKAEVALHTLEQLGVTISTQSACSSRSAEPSRALLAMGRDAACAGGGLRISLGDEHTEEDVALLERALHQMVAQLRPLERRM from the coding sequence TTGAAATATTTTGATTATGCTGCAACCACACCTCCCCATCCCGATGTGATTCGTACGATGGCCGAAATTATGGAGACACAATTCGGTAATCCGTCCTCCATCCATGGGTATGGAGAGCGTGCCGATCAGTTGCTGCGTCGTGCTCGATCCGGATGTGCTGCGTCAATCGGCGTCAAGCCTGAAGAGATTCTATTTACTTCCGGTGCTACGGAGAGCAATAATCTTGCGATAAAAGGTGCGGCATTACGTTATCAGTCACGAGGCAGACATATCGTCACAACGGCTACCGAGCATGCCTCGGTGTATGAAAGTTTTATGCAATTGCAACAGTGGGGATGGGATGTGACGCTAATTCCTGTCAATTCCGCTGGTGTGGTGAATGCTCAGCAGGTTGTAGATGCGATCAGACCGGATACGGTGTTAGTAAGTCTGATGCATGTAAACAATGAAACAGGAGCCATCCATCCGATTGCAGAGATTGGCAAACAGCTCAAAAAGAAAGCACCACGCGTGCTTTTCCATGTAGATGGTGTTCAGGGTTTTGGGAAAATGGAGGCTACACCTGCCGATTGGGGTGCAGATCTGTACAGTTTGTCTGCTCACAAGATTCGTGGACCGAAGGGAGCGGGTCTCCTATATGTGCGAAGTGGAGTGGAGCTTACGCCACTATTGTCAGGGGGATCACAGGAGCATGGCCTGCGGGCAGGCACGGAGAACGTTGCCTTGCTGGTAGGCATGGCAAAGGCCATGCGGATGGCAGCAGAAGATCAGGTTGATTTTGCCCGACGTACAACGGTGCTCCGTGATCGATTGATGGAAACGATACGTGTTATTCCTGAATTTGAATTGAACAGTCGCACAGAGGGTGCACCGCATATTGTGCACTTCTCCTATCCCGGGATGAAGGCAGAAGTGGCGCTGCACACCTTGGAGCAACTTGGCGTAACCATATCCACCCAATCTGCCTGCTCTTCGCGTTCGGCTGAACCGAGTCGGGCTCTGCTTGCGATGGGCAGAGATGCAGCTTGTGCTGGTGGCGGATTGCGTATTAGTCTTGGAGATGAACATACAGAAGAAGATGTAGCCTTGCTTGAACGGGCTTTACATCAGATGGTGGCGCAGTTGCGACCCCTCGAAAGGCGGATGTGA
- a CDS encoding lytic transglycosylase domain-containing protein: MQIDPSGSRQLLELQLSNVNNQTSGSQSDAGSAVDFANVMDGLLGTGAGANSTSNTDSTATLSKRSSDGLLWLQLGSTYNPDINTAGSSSVSNNIVESLLSSSNTGIVDSGASVPTDYESLIAEASAKYGVPESLIKAVIDTESNFNPNVVSSAGAKGLMQLMDGTAAGLGVNNSFDPAQNIDAGTKYLSLQLQRFGGEVKMALAAYNAGPGRVSRLGVSSDSELMSVLNRLPSETQNYISKVEKARSKYVI, translated from the coding sequence ATGCAGATTGATCCAAGCGGATCGCGGCAGTTGTTGGAACTGCAATTGTCCAATGTGAATAACCAAACCAGTGGATCACAATCAGATGCTGGTTCAGCAGTGGATTTCGCCAATGTGATGGACGGGCTGTTAGGTACGGGTGCGGGTGCCAATTCGACGAGCAATACGGATTCCACCGCTACGCTCTCCAAAAGATCCAGTGATGGTTTGTTGTGGTTACAACTCGGAAGCACGTACAATCCGGATATAAATACCGCAGGATCGTCCTCTGTCTCCAATAACATCGTTGAGTCTTTATTATCTTCATCCAATACAGGAATTGTGGATTCCGGGGCATCTGTACCTACGGATTATGAATCTTTGATTGCCGAGGCAAGTGCCAAATACGGTGTTCCTGAATCATTGATCAAGGCCGTCATTGACACAGAGTCCAATTTTAACCCAAATGTTGTGTCTTCCGCCGGTGCCAAGGGGCTCATGCAATTAATGGATGGGACGGCTGCAGGGCTGGGTGTAAATAATTCATTTGATCCTGCCCAGAACATAGATGCTGGTACGAAATATCTTTCTCTTCAGCTCCAGCGTTTCGGTGGAGAAGTGAAGATGGCGCTTGCTGCATATAATGCAGGACCGGGGCGTGTTTCACGTCTGGGCGTGTCGAGTGATAGCGAACTGATGAGTGTACTTAACCGTCTGCCTTCAGAAACACAGAATTATATCTCCAAGGTGGAGAAGGCACGGTCTAAATATGTGATCTAA